Proteins from a single region of Budorcas taxicolor isolate Tak-1 chromosome 11, Takin1.1, whole genome shotgun sequence:
- the GKN2 gene encoding gastrokine-2 codes for MKILVVFLVALAIFGTRSLGNEIYNIISPTDKGGQIQETMTIDNEKNAAIVNIHAGSCSSTTIFDYKHGYIALRLLSRRACYILKMDHKAIPALDQLKRYIFERKALNSMFSDKYIWVKYNPLKSLITNVNWFLFGSPIRQLCEHVPLYQGEVADKTHNTGAGVCAKAGLLGILGISVCADVHV; via the exons ATGAAAATCCTT GTGGTATTTCTGGTGGCACTGGCCATCTTTGGGACACGATCTTTGGGAAATGAG ATTTATAACATCATCAGCCCAACTGATAAAGGTGGCCAAATTCAGGAGACGATGACAATTGACAATGAAAAAAATGCTGCCATCGTTAACATCCATGCAGGATCATGCTCCTCTACCACGATTTTTGACTATAAACAT GGCTACATTGCGCTCAGGCTGCTCTCCAGAAGAGCCTGCTACATTCTGAAGATGGACCACAAAGCCATCCCCGCTCTGGACCAACTCAAACGGTACATCTTTGAGAGGAAG GCTTTGAACAGCATGTTCTCTGACAAATACATCTGGGTCAAGTACAACCCACTGAAGTCTCTGATCACAAATGTGAATTGGTTCCTGTTTGGATCACCCATCAGGCAGCTTTGCGAACACGTCCCCTTATATCAGGGGGAAGTGGCTGATAAGACAC ATAATACTGGTGCTGGAGTCTGCGCAAAGGCTGGGCTCCTGGGCATCTTGGGAATTTCCGTCTGTGCAGATGTTCACGTGTAA
- the LOC128056939 gene encoding gastrokine-3-like: MKYLIVPSVLMVLFLVPSLALMNFSDNHPLDGSVGTQSIHVNAFRGMVSIRDNNVLSEWDGVLDYKNALLVAKLFSKMACVLAKMDEAVFPTLDDIVKALDHQTSKHYPSTHGLTYTVLPSRVKNLAQFGALIKDMCRAFPTYFAQQQKEGTALAIDPDSCFEIQLLSLLGLSICGEIPGL; encoded by the exons ATTGTGCCTTCAGTCCTTATGGTCCTCTTCCTAGTTCCATCTCTGGCCCTGATG aactTCAGTGACAACCATCCTCTGGATGGATCTGTTGGGACCCAGAGCATCCATGTCAATGCCTTTCGAGGTATGGTCAGCATCCGAGACAACAATGTTTTGAGTGAATGGGATGGAGTCTTGGACTACAAGAAT GCCCTCTTGGTGGCTAAGTTGTTTAGCAAGATGGCCTGTGTCCTGGCCAAGATGGATGAAGCTGTCTTCCCAACTTTGGATGACATTGTTAAggccctggaccaccag ACTTCAAAGCATTATCCATCTACCCACGGCCTGACCTACACTGTTTTACCCAGCCGGGTCAAGAACTTAGCCCAGTTCGGAGCACTCATCAAGGACATGTGCCGAGCGTTCCCCACTTATTTTGCCCAACAGCAAAAAGAAG gTACTGCACTGGCTATTGACCCAGATTCCTGTTTTGAAATCCAACTCCTGTCCCTCCTGGGACTCTCCATCTGTGGGGAGATACCTGGGCTCTGA